The Edaphobacter sp. 12200R-103 genome contains a region encoding:
- a CDS encoding glycoside hydrolase family 3 C-terminal domain-containing protein — translation MRYWMIVGAVACAILSPWQLWGQSPLPFRNTSLPTEDRITDLIGRLTLEEKAQQLNHTNKGLPRLELPAWGGWNQTLHGVWSKEPTTLFPIPTAMGATWDPELIHHVADAMSDEARALYNAKAEGPRTTHGLVFRSPVINISRDPRWGRIQEVFSEDPYLTGRMAVAYVRGLQGDDINHLKVAATVKHFAVNNVETGRQHLSATVDERNLFEYWLPHWRDAIMEGHAQSVMSSYNAINGVPDAVNHYLLTDILRGKWHFDGFVTDDLGAVQLLTTTRRTEVGQRFSEDPVYAAAMAIKAGNDSDDPEFEQNLPLAVKRGFLTEKEVDRSLRNVLRVGFRLGAFDPPGNSPYSKIGMDVVRSPQHLKLSETLAAESMTLLSNRQNFLPLDGAKLKSVAVIGPAGGDDYETGNYYGKPFRKVSVTQGLKSLLGEKVAVSYEKGTGYIEPSDPKAIDRAVELARKSDVVVLCLGTNLRVEAEGRDRRNLDLPGAQEQLLEAVYAANPKTVLVLENAGPLAVTWAQDHVPAILEAWYPGEDAGDTIAQTLFGLNNPSGHLPYTVYQSLDGVPPQNEYDVNKGFTYMYFKGIPLYAFGHGLSYTRFEYSHLNISRSGTGSQAKFTVSFDLKNIGEREGAEVVQLYTHQRTSAVYQPIMSLRSFERVNLKSGETKPITIEVPLSHLAFYDVKVHDFRVEPGVFDVLVGSASDDIRLRGMLEVGPSSMTAVQRKPAQNVRGK, via the coding sequence ATGCGATATTGGATGATCGTGGGAGCAGTTGCGTGTGCAATACTCTCGCCTTGGCAATTGTGGGGGCAGTCACCACTGCCGTTTCGTAATACGAGTCTCCCGACGGAAGACCGCATCACGGACTTGATAGGCCGCCTTACGCTGGAGGAAAAGGCGCAGCAGCTCAATCATACAAACAAGGGATTACCGCGTCTTGAGCTTCCGGCGTGGGGAGGATGGAACCAGACCCTGCACGGAGTATGGTCGAAAGAGCCTACCACGCTATTTCCGATACCTACAGCGATGGGCGCCACATGGGATCCTGAACTCATCCATCACGTCGCCGACGCAATGAGCGATGAAGCGCGTGCGCTATACAACGCCAAGGCAGAAGGTCCGCGGACAACCCATGGCCTTGTCTTCCGATCTCCGGTGATCAATATCAGTCGTGACCCGCGATGGGGTCGTATTCAAGAGGTGTTCAGCGAGGACCCCTACCTTACAGGCCGCATGGCAGTGGCCTACGTGCGTGGACTGCAGGGGGATGACATCAACCACCTGAAGGTAGCGGCGACTGTAAAGCACTTTGCGGTAAACAATGTTGAAACAGGACGTCAGCATCTTTCTGCGACGGTGGACGAACGAAATCTATTTGAATACTGGCTGCCACATTGGCGGGACGCCATTATGGAGGGACATGCGCAGTCGGTCATGTCCAGCTATAACGCGATCAATGGCGTTCCGGATGCGGTGAACCACTATCTCCTTACAGATATTCTTCGGGGCAAGTGGCACTTTGACGGTTTCGTTACGGATGATCTGGGTGCAGTGCAGTTATTGACAACGACGCGCCGCACGGAAGTAGGACAGCGTTTCAGTGAAGACCCGGTTTATGCCGCAGCCATGGCGATCAAGGCTGGAAACGATTCCGACGATCCTGAGTTCGAGCAGAATCTTCCACTCGCGGTAAAACGAGGATTCCTTACGGAGAAGGAAGTAGACCGGTCTCTACGGAATGTTCTTCGTGTGGGCTTTCGGCTAGGAGCATTCGATCCTCCAGGGAACAGTCCCTACTCCAAAATTGGCATGGACGTTGTGCGCTCTCCGCAGCATCTGAAACTGTCAGAGACGTTAGCGGCCGAGTCGATGACATTGTTGTCGAACCGCCAGAACTTTTTGCCTCTCGACGGCGCCAAGCTGAAGTCTGTAGCGGTGATCGGTCCCGCAGGCGGGGATGATTATGAGACAGGAAACTACTACGGAAAACCCTTCCGCAAGGTGAGTGTGACCCAGGGTTTGAAATCTCTATTGGGAGAGAAGGTGGCCGTCTCGTATGAGAAGGGAACCGGCTATATTGAACCTTCTGACCCAAAGGCCATCGACCGTGCAGTAGAGCTGGCGCGCAAAAGCGATGTTGTCGTCCTCTGTCTGGGGACAAACTTACGCGTGGAGGCCGAGGGGCGTGACCGGAGGAACCTCGATCTTCCGGGAGCGCAGGAACAACTGCTTGAAGCAGTGTATGCGGCGAACCCAAAGACGGTGCTTGTGCTGGAGAACGCGGGACCGCTGGCTGTGACCTGGGCGCAGGACCATGTCCCCGCAATCCTGGAAGCCTGGTATCCGGGCGAGGATGCAGGAGATACGATAGCGCAGACGTTATTTGGATTGAATAACCCGAGTGGTCATCTGCCCTACACGGTCTATCAGAGTCTTGATGGCGTGCCACCGCAAAACGAGTATGACGTTAACAAGGGGTTCACCTATATGTACTTCAAAGGAATCCCGCTATATGCCTTTGGACATGGTCTTAGCTACACGAGGTTCGAATACAGCCATTTGAACATCTCGCGGTCCGGGACAGGTTCGCAGGCAAAGTTTACAGTCTCTTTCGACTTGAAGAACATCGGTGAGCGCGAAGGAGCAGAGGTTGTACAGCTCTATACGCATCAGCGCACCAGTGCCGTCTATCAGCCCATCATGAGTCTTCGTTCTTTTGAGCGCGTGAATCTGAAGTCGGGGGAGACAAAGCCCATAACGATTGAGGTCCCTCTCAGCCATCTGGCTTTCTACGACGTCAAGGTGCATGATTTCAGGGTTGAACCCGGAGTGTTCGATGTCTTAGTTGGCTCAGCTTCTGACGATATTCGTCTGCGCGGGATGTTGGAGGTCGGGCCGTCATCTATGACGGCAGTTCAGCGGAAGCCAGCTCAGAATGTAAGAGGGAAGTAG